The Desulfovibrio oxyclinae DSM 11498 genomic interval AACCTACCCGGAAGCTTCGGTCGGGCCGACCTCAAGCGCTTCCCTATTTGGTTTTGCTCCGGACGGGGCATACCTGGCCGGGCATGTCGCCATGCCCGCCGGTGGGCTCTTACCCCACCGTTTCACCCTTACCTTCCGGCGAACCGGAAGGCGGTCTGCTTTCTGTTGCGCTTGCCGGGGATCGCTCCCCCTGGGAGTTACCCAGCGCCCTGCCCTACGGAGCCCGGACTTTCCTCCCCGGTCAACGACCGCGGCGGTGGTCCGTCCGACTCCATGATATCATCTGCCGTCAAGCGGCGTTCTTCACTCTCTAGCTGGCCTGGCTGATGTGCTCGGACCAGAAAATGAGGCGCTGGCAGTTGGAGCAGGAGAGAATCTGCTTGCCCTTCTGCAGCTCGTTGTATTCCTGCGGCGGAATCTTGATGTGGCAACCGGTGCACACGGAGTCTTCCACGGCCACGATGACCGGGTTGTCCAGGCGCGAACGGATGAACTCGTAGCGGCCGAGGATCGGCGGCGGCACGACTTCGCAGGCCTTGGCGCGCTTTTTCTGAAGGGAGTCGAGCTGCTTCTGCGCCTGTGCAACGCGTTCGTCGAGGGTGGTCTTCTTGGCGTCGTACTCTTTCTGTACTTCGTCCATGTCCTCGCCCACCTGACGGGCCAGCTCGGCCTGACGGGCCAGCTCTTCCTTGACGGCCTCGTATTCTTCCTCGCGCATGCGGTTGAGCTTTTCCAGGCTGTCCATCTCGCGCATCATGGCGTGATACTGCTTGGTGTTGTCCACCAGCATCAGCTTGTTCTTGCTCTTCTTGATCTTGGCGTCGTCTTCCTCGATCTCGCCGCCCAGCTTATTGCGCTGTTCGTCGAGCAGGTTCAGCTTTTCCTCGATCTGCTCCTTGCGGGCGCGGAAGCCGTCGAGCTGCTCTTCAAGGGCGGCCAGCTCGCGCGGAGCCTTGCCGATCTCTTCCTCCAGCACGAGGATTTCGTCGTCCACCTGCTGCAGCACCACAAGCTGTTCGATCTGTTTCTGGTACATGTTGATACCTCTCGATTATATTTGGAAAATTAACCGTCTTTATATTTCGGCCACAGACCAGCGAAACGGGTCATCGCCCGGGAAGAAACGTACTTCCACGCCTTCCAGTGCGGCTCCCAGCTCCGCGGCGAAGCGGCGCATCATCTCTTCTTCTATGGAAAAGTGTCCGGCGTCAATGATGCAGACCGAACCCTCGGTTCCGGCATCCACCGCCGGATGGTACTTCATGTCGCCGGTAATGAACACGTCCGCCCCGGCTGCGCGGTGCGCAAGCGAGGAACCGGAGCCGCCGCAGTAGGCCACGGTGCGAACCATTTCCGGGCGCGGCCCGCAGTGGGGCAGGTAGCGGCGTCCGGTGAGGCCGTGCAGACGCTGCAGGAAATCGTCGAAGGCAAGTTCCTCCGGCAATTCGCCCATTTCGCCCAGTCCCGCCACGGTTCTGGGTTCCACAAGCTCGCGGACGTAAAACTCGGGCCGCTCCCCCTGACCGAAGGCGATGGCCTCGGCCACGAAG includes:
- a CDS encoding zinc ribbon domain-containing protein → MYQKQIEQLVVLQQVDDEILVLEEEIGKAPRELAALEEQLDGFRARKEQIEEKLNLLDEQRNKLGGEIEEDDAKIKKSKNKLMLVDNTKQYHAMMREMDSLEKLNRMREEEYEAVKEELARQAELARQVGEDMDEVQKEYDAKKTTLDERVAQAQKQLDSLQKKRAKACEVVPPPILGRYEFIRSRLDNPVIVAVEDSVCTGCHIKIPPQEYNELQKGKQILSCSNCQRLIFWSEHISQAS